One part of the Marinobacter sp. MDS2 genome encodes these proteins:
- a CDS encoding AraC family transcriptional regulator, whose product MTNHPDNDDIPQVAASSTLALVHYLETRGLLNPAEIARETGLQLNTLKDPDLRIPATTHYRLWELAERLTGDPGVGLHAGQVIDPERMGLVGHVFFNCDTLGEAVIQYVRLYRLINESVTLSFEQTPNQAILTWQPDNPAYYSRLDMDRTLAAAICRTRHFIHKGLRADWTEIAHPEPSYAKEYQKLFGGPVVFGCGVTRLAFSCEHLDHPIPHRNPYVYSAVLKQVNAVLARLQTRRSFSRKVRRLISRQMATDKIDADTLARQCHMSRQTLYRRLKKEGLSFQDLVEQVRRDKALRYVANDQYALGEIAFLLGFSELSAFSRAFKRWTGVAPAQFRSEHKDSPP is encoded by the coding sequence ATGACCAACCATCCAGACAACGACGATATCCCGCAGGTTGCGGCTTCCAGCACACTCGCGCTGGTGCATTATCTGGAAACCAGAGGACTTCTGAATCCAGCAGAGATAGCGCGTGAAACCGGCCTTCAACTCAACACACTAAAAGATCCCGATCTGCGCATTCCCGCCACCACTCATTACCGCCTTTGGGAGCTCGCGGAACGGCTGACCGGTGATCCCGGCGTGGGCCTGCATGCGGGTCAGGTTATCGACCCCGAACGCATGGGGTTGGTGGGGCACGTATTTTTTAACTGTGACACCCTGGGCGAAGCCGTGATCCAGTATGTTCGCCTGTACCGGCTGATTAACGAATCGGTCACGCTGAGTTTCGAGCAAACACCGAATCAGGCGATTCTGACCTGGCAGCCCGACAATCCGGCTTATTATTCTCGCCTCGACATGGATCGCACACTGGCCGCTGCTATTTGTCGAACCCGCCACTTTATCCACAAGGGCCTCAGGGCCGATTGGACTGAAATCGCTCATCCAGAGCCCTCTTATGCCAAGGAATATCAAAAATTGTTCGGCGGCCCGGTTGTCTTCGGCTGCGGCGTCACCCGGCTCGCCTTCTCGTGCGAGCATCTGGACCACCCCATCCCTCACCGCAACCCCTATGTGTATTCCGCGGTGTTGAAACAGGTCAATGCGGTCTTGGCCAGACTGCAGACCCGCCGTTCCTTCAGCCGCAAAGTGCGAAGATTGATCTCCCGACAGATGGCAACCGACAAGATTGATGCCGACACCTTGGCCCGCCAATGCCACATGAGCCGACAAACCCTCTATCGCCGATTAAAGAAAGAGGGATTAAGCTTTCAGGATCTGGTGGAGCAAGTCCGCCGGGATAAAGCGCTCCGATACGTAGCCAACGATCAATACGCTTTGGGAGAGATTGCTTTTCTGCTTGGTTTTTCGGAACTTAGTGCCTTTAGTCGTGCATTTAAACGCTGGACCGGCGTTGCACCCGCCCAATTTCGATCCGAACACAAGGACAGCCCCCCATGA
- a CDS encoding alpha/beta fold hydrolase — MSVELNHRISGQGEPLILLHGLFGSLENLGGVARRLQDDWQIHSLDQRNHGSSPHTDEMNYPLMASDVVAYMDATGIEKAHLLGHSMGGKVAMQVALQYPERVQTTIVADIAPVTYPPRHDAILEGLKNLDLRGVKSRSEADSRLAEYVEIPGVRQFLLKNLERIPKEENTDDERLFRWRLNLPVIDASYSNLAAAPEGNGPHDGKVLFIKGADSAYIQTKHQDTIQRLFPNAELKIIEGTGHWLHAEKADTFANLCREFLAQ; from the coding sequence ATGAGTGTTGAACTGAATCACCGGATATCCGGGCAAGGTGAACCCTTGATCCTGCTGCACGGACTGTTTGGTTCGCTGGAAAATCTGGGTGGCGTGGCCCGCCGCCTGCAAGACGACTGGCAAATCCATAGCCTGGATCAGCGCAACCATGGCAGCTCTCCCCACACGGATGAGATGAATTATCCGTTGATGGCTTCGGATGTGGTGGCCTATATGGATGCCACCGGCATCGAAAAGGCCCACCTGTTGGGCCACTCCATGGGGGGGAAGGTCGCCATGCAAGTGGCATTGCAGTACCCCGAGCGGGTGCAGACAACCATCGTTGCGGACATTGCTCCGGTCACCTATCCGCCCCGGCACGATGCCATTCTGGAAGGCCTGAAAAACCTCGATTTGCGGGGCGTGAAATCCCGGAGTGAGGCAGACAGCCGCTTGGCCGAGTATGTTGAGATACCGGGCGTGCGCCAGTTTCTGCTGAAAAATCTGGAGCGCATTCCCAAAGAAGAAAACACCGACGACGAACGCCTGTTCCGCTGGCGTTTGAATCTCCCGGTCATTGACGCCAGTTACAGCAACCTTGCTGCCGCCCCGGAAGGCAATGGTCCGCATGATGGCAAGGTTCTGTTTATCAAAGGGGCGGATTCCGCCTACATTCAGACCAAACATCAAGACACCATCCAGCGTCTGTTCCCTAATGCCGAGCTCAAGATTATCGAGGGAACCGGGCATTGGTTGCATGCAGAGAAAGCGGATACCTTCGCCAACTTGTGTCGGGAGTTTCTGGCTCAGTGA
- a CDS encoding SMP-30/gluconolactonase/LRE family protein: MRWLLIGSLVLFLLCGGFLLTPSPVDSKAWVAPKPPAMTGAYAPNEILRQAELLALGQVYGPEDTTVGVDGVLYAGTQDGKIIRVYPDGTVDTWLETGGRPLGMVMDEQGNLLVADSGKGLLSISPEGDITVLSREAAGTPFRFTDDVIIAPDGRIYFTDASSRFGQPDYLLDLLEMRPHGRLLRYNPKTRRTEVLVANLHFPNGVAVSPEGDYVLVNETWKYRILKHWIAGPKVGRTEVFADNLPGFPDNLAVDSAGRYWVAFPSLRNPQIDAMHTRPWLKNLVAKLPDSVKPKPEEYGLVVAFDATGEALVSLHDTTGKHLQEITSVNPHQGNLYFGSLHNDRIGKLSLQAIPEIGKRTE, from the coding sequence ATGAGATGGTTGTTGATTGGCTCGTTGGTGTTGTTTCTGTTGTGTGGTGGCTTTTTGTTGACGCCGTCCCCTGTGGATAGCAAAGCCTGGGTGGCGCCCAAACCACCAGCGATGACCGGTGCCTATGCCCCGAATGAGATTTTGCGCCAGGCCGAATTGCTGGCGCTGGGGCAGGTGTATGGTCCGGAAGATACGACGGTGGGTGTCGATGGGGTGCTCTATGCGGGTACCCAGGATGGCAAAATCATTCGGGTTTACCCGGACGGCACGGTGGATACCTGGCTGGAAACCGGTGGCCGGCCATTAGGTATGGTGATGGATGAGCAGGGAAACCTGCTGGTGGCGGATTCTGGAAAGGGATTGCTGTCGATCTCACCGGAGGGTGATATTACGGTCCTCAGCCGGGAAGCCGCTGGCACGCCGTTCCGTTTTACGGACGATGTGATCATTGCCCCGGATGGTCGCATTTATTTTACCGACGCCAGCTCTCGTTTCGGCCAGCCGGACTATCTCTTGGATTTGCTGGAAATGCGCCCTCATGGCCGTCTGCTACGGTACAACCCGAAAACTCGCAGAACCGAAGTGCTGGTGGCGAATTTGCATTTCCCCAATGGTGTTGCGGTTTCGCCTGAGGGTGATTATGTGCTGGTCAACGAAACCTGGAAGTACCGCATTCTGAAGCACTGGATAGCGGGCCCCAAGGTGGGCCGGACGGAGGTGTTCGCGGACAATCTGCCAGGGTTTCCGGACAACCTCGCGGTCGATTCTGCAGGGCGTTACTGGGTGGCCTTCCCATCACTCAGAAACCCTCAGATCGACGCGATGCACACCAGACCCTGGCTCAAGAATCTGGTGGCGAAACTGCCGGACAGCGTCAAACCGAAACCTGAAGAGTATGGCTTGGTGGTAGCGTTCGATGCTACGGGTGAGGCACTTGTGAGTCTGCACGACACCACGGGCAAGCATTTGCAGGAAATTACGTCGGTCAACCCTCACCAAGGGAATTTGTATTTTGGCTCACTGCACAACGATCGCATCGGAAAGCTGTCGTTGCAGGCGATCCCGGAGATTGGGAAGCGCACTGAATGA
- a CDS encoding NADP-dependent oxidoreductase has protein sequence MAPTEFPEVETMRQVVYDRFGDSDVLQVVDAPIPEPGEGEVLIRVHGAGLNPIDWKTRLGMGFVATQIENDLPWGPGYDAAGEVVAVADDVTTLAKGDRVMGMIGFPVAGGACAQFAVARADELAIVPEELDLVTAAGVPLAALTAWQGLFEIARLEPNQKVLIHAGAGGVGHFAVQFALARDAHVIATASAGNRDFLAEFGVHEVIDYRTMDVADECFGLDVVLDLVGGEAGKRSLHTLGSAGVLVTIPTVTADEVVSAAEEMGVRAHGMRVRPDVFHLEEIAELIEDGDVRVHIDKVFAMEQVREAHDLLAEGHVRGKLVLDCR, from the coding sequence ATGGCCCCCACTGAATTTCCGGAAGTCGAGACGATGCGCCAAGTGGTCTACGACCGATTTGGCGACAGCGATGTGTTGCAGGTGGTTGATGCGCCGATTCCGGAGCCCGGCGAGGGCGAGGTGCTGATTCGCGTTCACGGTGCCGGGCTCAATCCAATCGATTGGAAAACCCGTCTGGGCATGGGCTTTGTCGCCACCCAGATCGAAAATGATCTGCCGTGGGGGCCGGGCTACGATGCCGCCGGAGAAGTCGTGGCCGTCGCCGACGATGTCACCACCCTGGCTAAGGGCGACCGGGTGATGGGCATGATTGGTTTCCCGGTGGCGGGCGGGGCCTGTGCTCAGTTTGCCGTTGCTCGCGCCGATGAGTTGGCGATCGTTCCGGAAGAACTGGATCTGGTCACCGCCGCAGGCGTGCCTTTGGCAGCGCTTACGGCTTGGCAGGGGTTGTTTGAAATTGCCCGGTTAGAACCCAATCAAAAGGTGCTCATTCATGCGGGTGCCGGCGGGGTTGGCCACTTTGCAGTGCAGTTCGCGTTAGCGCGGGATGCCCACGTTATTGCCACGGCATCGGCCGGTAATCGCGACTTCCTGGCGGAATTTGGTGTTCACGAGGTCATTGATTACAGAACGATGGACGTTGCCGACGAATGCTTTGGGCTGGACGTGGTACTGGATCTGGTCGGGGGCGAAGCGGGCAAGCGCTCCCTGCATACGCTGGGGTCAGCCGGTGTTTTGGTCACCATACCGACCGTGACCGCGGATGAGGTTGTCAGTGCGGCTGAAGAGATGGGGGTTCGGGCCCACGGAATGCGTGTGCGCCCTGATGTGTTTCATCTGGAAGAAATTGCCGAGCTGATTGAAGACGGAGACGTGCGTGTGCACATCGACAAAGTGTTCGCCATGGAACAAGTGCGTGAAGCCCATGACCTTCTGGCGGAAGGTCATGTTCGTGGCAAGCTGGTATTGGATTGTCGCTAA
- a CDS encoding sodium:proton antiporter, with amino-acid sequence MAASTALILAGIGISSLLCQWFAWRVRMPAILFLLAGGIIAGPVLGFLQPAEVFGDLLFPVISLAVAIILFEGSLTLRYDEIKGHGKMVRNLVPVGSIVTCAIGTLAARWILEVSWEVALLFGAISVVTGPTVIAPLLRAVRPTAKLSNILRWEGIIIDPVGALLAVLVFEGILSWGQGNVFGHSLYIFGKTLVVGFIIGAIAGYLNGQALRKHWLPQYLHNAGTLTFMLGVYAISNEMAHESGLLTVTVMGIWMANMKRVPIDSILEFKESLSVLLISALFIILAARVEFSAILDLGWGLVAVLACLMFIARPISIFLSSIGTSLNLREKLYLSWIAPRGIVAAAVSALFAFQLERLGYDGAETLVPLVFMLIITTVTLQSLTARPIAKLLGVKEPPAHGFLILGANPIARLIGQALKKHEVPIMLSDTNWENVRQSRMENLPVYFGNPASEHAATHMDLTGIGNLLILSPYKQMNSLATYHFMDWFGDTSVFGLTEGDQDQKARLQTAGKVQRTRGIFDGVSYAKLASLVSQGYNVKTTQLSEEFSYQQFLEQYQQQALVLFTIDSKEHIYPVKDMESLEPEDDWVLISLVPPQPQKDRDANGNQGSEDKAED; translated from the coding sequence ATGGCCGCTAGTACTGCTCTGATTCTTGCCGGTATCGGTATCAGCTCTCTGCTTTGCCAATGGTTTGCGTGGCGCGTGCGCATGCCTGCCATTCTCTTTCTGCTGGCGGGAGGCATTATTGCCGGGCCGGTATTGGGGTTCCTCCAGCCCGCAGAAGTCTTTGGTGATCTGCTGTTCCCTGTGATTTCCCTGGCGGTCGCCATCATTCTGTTTGAAGGCAGCTTGACGCTTCGCTACGACGAGATCAAAGGCCACGGCAAGATGGTACGAAACCTCGTGCCTGTGGGCTCCATCGTTACCTGCGCCATCGGAACTCTGGCAGCAAGGTGGATTCTGGAGGTGTCGTGGGAAGTTGCACTCCTGTTCGGTGCCATTTCGGTAGTCACCGGCCCGACGGTCATAGCGCCACTGTTGCGGGCCGTCCGGCCCACCGCAAAACTGTCTAATATTCTGCGCTGGGAAGGCATCATCATTGACCCCGTGGGCGCACTGCTAGCGGTTCTGGTGTTCGAGGGCATTCTGTCCTGGGGTCAGGGCAATGTGTTTGGCCACTCACTCTATATCTTCGGCAAAACGCTGGTGGTCGGCTTTATCATCGGTGCCATCGCGGGCTATTTAAACGGTCAGGCCTTGAGAAAGCACTGGCTGCCGCAGTACCTGCACAATGCCGGCACACTCACCTTCATGCTGGGTGTTTACGCCATTTCCAATGAAATGGCTCACGAATCCGGCCTGCTGACGGTGACCGTGATGGGTATCTGGATGGCGAACATGAAGCGGGTGCCGATCGACAGTATTCTGGAATTCAAAGAGTCGTTGAGCGTGCTGCTGATCTCCGCGCTGTTTATCATTCTGGCGGCCCGTGTCGAGTTTTCCGCCATTCTGGATCTGGGTTGGGGACTGGTCGCCGTTCTGGCCTGCCTGATGTTTATTGCCCGCCCGATCAGCATTTTCCTTTCCTCCATCGGCACCTCCCTGAATCTTCGCGAAAAGCTCTATCTGAGCTGGATTGCGCCCCGGGGCATTGTTGCGGCCGCCGTGTCTGCCCTGTTCGCCTTCCAGCTTGAACGGCTCGGGTATGACGGCGCGGAAACTCTGGTGCCGCTGGTGTTCATGCTGATCATCACCACCGTCACCCTGCAAAGCCTGACCGCCCGTCCGATTGCCAAGCTGCTTGGCGTGAAAGAGCCACCCGCCCACGGCTTCCTGATTCTGGGTGCGAACCCCATTGCCCGGCTGATTGGACAGGCCCTGAAAAAACACGAAGTGCCCATCATGCTCTCAGACACCAACTGGGAGAACGTTCGGCAATCGAGAATGGAAAATCTGCCGGTCTACTTCGGCAACCCGGCGTCGGAACACGCGGCCACTCACATGGATCTGACGGGCATCGGTAATTTACTGATTCTGTCGCCCTACAAACAGATGAACAGTCTAGCCACCTACCATTTCATGGACTGGTTCGGCGACACCTCCGTGTTTGGCTTGACCGAGGGTGACCAGGATCAGAAAGCTCGCCTGCAGACAGCGGGCAAAGTGCAACGAACCCGAGGGATTTTTGACGGGGTAAGCTATGCGAAGCTGGCCAGCCTGGTCAGTCAGGGGTATAACGTCAAAACCACCCAGCTGAGCGAAGAATTCAGCTACCAGCAGTTCCTGGAGCAATACCAGCAACAAGCCCTGGTGCTGTTCACCATTGACAGTAAAGAACACATTTATCCGGTGAAAGACATGGAGTCACTGGAACCCGAAGACGATTGGGTTCTGATCAGCCTTGTGCCGCCGCAGCCTCAAAAAGACCGGGACGCCAACGGCAACCAGGGCTCAGAGGACAAGGCTGAGGATTGA
- the tcdA gene encoding tRNA cyclic N6-threonylcarbamoyladenosine(37) synthase TcdA has translation MTSDSPQPDDYSFRFGGIERLYGRKALNAFRQAHIVVVGLGGVGSWAAESLARSGIGTLTLIDMDDICVSNTNRQLHALQGQYGQTKTDAMAQRLRAINPHADIRVHFGFLTTKNVQELITEEVTGVVDAIDSVKSKASLIAHCHRRKIPVVVAGGAGGQMDPTQIQVADLSKTTQDPLLAKVRNLLRREYNFSRNPKRRFGIEAVYSLEQLTYPAPDGEVCHQKPATEGPVRLDCASGFGAASPVTASFGFFAASRLLNRIARRANL, from the coding sequence ATGACTTCTGACTCTCCGCAGCCTGACGACTACAGCTTTCGCTTTGGCGGCATTGAACGCCTGTATGGCCGAAAAGCGCTAAATGCTTTCAGGCAAGCTCACATCGTTGTGGTTGGTCTGGGCGGCGTAGGCTCCTGGGCTGCCGAATCTTTGGCTCGCAGCGGTATTGGCACCCTTACCCTGATCGATATGGATGACATTTGTGTGTCCAATACCAACCGCCAGCTTCATGCCTTGCAAGGTCAGTACGGCCAGACCAAAACCGACGCCATGGCGCAGCGTTTGCGCGCGATTAACCCGCATGCGGATATTCGGGTGCATTTCGGTTTTCTGACCACCAAAAACGTGCAGGAACTGATCACTGAAGAAGTCACCGGCGTGGTGGACGCCATCGACAGTGTGAAATCCAAGGCCAGTCTGATTGCTCATTGCCACCGGCGGAAGATACCCGTGGTCGTTGCCGGTGGTGCCGGCGGCCAGATGGATCCTACCCAAATCCAGGTGGCTGATCTCAGCAAAACCACCCAGGACCCTTTGCTGGCAAAAGTTCGCAATCTGCTGCGACGTGAATATAATTTTTCTCGAAATCCGAAGCGCCGTTTCGGCATCGAAGCCGTATACTCATTAGAACAGCTGACCTACCCGGCCCCAGATGGCGAGGTATGCCACCAGAAACCCGCAACGGAAGGCCCTGTTCGACTCGATTGCGCTTCGGGCTTTGGCGCTGCCAGCCCTGTAACCGCAAGTTTCGGTTTTTTTGCTGCTTCCCGGCTGCTAAACCGAATCGCTCGTCGAGCTAACTTATAA
- a CDS encoding LuxR C-terminal-related transcriptional regulator, with product MDREQCGSEKDLIELIGLIYDAISNDVGFYPFLASLGQSMGLGGGFIVIKSRVNTVPTTSWVFNLSASVAAYYSDFLTRDNSSGSRWQTSPGVSEIVVAVSAIELDTVCFFGVQCKKGQEYLFEHELRMLETMLPHIERAIAIYCRLNGYRAPAEISSDRLGETFRFTPAETQIAEQLVAGKGLAEIAKNSGRSRETVKYHLRNLFRKTRTNRQLELVSLLVRYDSITSRDGE from the coding sequence ATGGACAGGGAGCAGTGCGGTTCAGAGAAAGACTTAATTGAGCTGATTGGCTTGATTTACGACGCAATCTCAAACGATGTCGGCTTTTACCCGTTTCTGGCGTCATTAGGCCAGTCTATGGGGCTCGGTGGTGGGTTTATCGTGATAAAAAGCCGAGTGAACACGGTGCCAACCACATCTTGGGTTTTCAATCTTTCGGCGTCTGTCGCGGCTTACTACAGCGATTTTCTGACCCGAGACAATAGCTCAGGGAGCCGCTGGCAGACCAGTCCGGGGGTGAGTGAAATTGTTGTCGCTGTGTCGGCGATAGAGCTTGATACTGTCTGTTTTTTTGGTGTGCAGTGCAAGAAAGGACAGGAGTATTTGTTCGAGCATGAGCTTCGTATGTTGGAAACCATGCTCCCTCATATTGAACGGGCTATCGCGATTTATTGCAGGCTAAATGGATACCGCGCACCGGCTGAGATCAGTTCAGATCGGCTGGGAGAAACGTTTCGATTCACTCCGGCTGAAACACAGATTGCTGAGCAGCTTGTAGCCGGAAAAGGCCTTGCGGAGATTGCGAAAAACTCTGGTCGGTCGCGCGAAACCGTGAAATATCATCTTCGCAACTTGTTCAGAAAAACCCGTACAAATAGGCAGTTAGAGTTGGTGTCGTTGCTCGTCCGTTATGATTCCATTACGTCCCGTGATGGCGAGTAA